Proteins encoded within one genomic window of Variovorax sp. OAS795:
- a CDS encoding H-NS histone family protein gives MTKTFLQVQKQIEQLQKEAEQLRRKEADGVLSRIKEAIAVYGFTAADLGLGKASGNVALAKRGNVKKGRKSTKPATAAGAPKFKDEQGNVWSGRGPRPTWFKAALEAGKSADDLRAK, from the coding sequence ATGACCAAAACATTCCTTCAGGTTCAAAAGCAGATCGAACAGCTGCAAAAGGAAGCCGAGCAATTGCGCAGGAAGGAAGCAGACGGCGTACTCAGCCGCATTAAAGAGGCGATTGCTGTGTATGGCTTCACCGCGGCTGATCTTGGCCTTGGCAAGGCATCTGGCAACGTCGCTCTCGCCAAGCGAGGCAATGTCAAAAAGGGTCGCAAGTCCACCAAGCCTGCCACCGCGGCTGGGGCGCCAAAGTTCAAGGACGAACAGGGCAATGTCTGGAGCGGTCGCGGTCCCCGCCCCACGTGGTTCAAGGCTGCGCTCGAGGCCGGCAAGTCCGCGGACGATCTGCGCGCCAAGTAA